One stretch of Falco naumanni isolate bFalNau1 chromosome 7, bFalNau1.pat, whole genome shotgun sequence DNA includes these proteins:
- the CRY2 gene encoding cryptochrome-2 yields MAAAAALGPAAGPALCCSVHWFRRGLRLHDNPALQEALRDAASLRCIYILDPWFAASSAVGINRWRFLLQSLEDLDNSLRKLSSRLFVVRGQPTDVFPRLFKEWGVTRLTFEYDSEPFGKERDAAIVKLAKEAGVEVVIENSHTLYDLDRIIELNGHKPPLTYKRFQAIISRMELPKKPVSTVISQQMEACKVDIQENHDDVYGVPSLEELGFPTDGLAPAVWQGGETEALARLDKHLERKAWVANYERPRMNANSLLASPTGLSPYLRFGCLSCRLFYYRLWELYKKVKRNSTPPLSLYGQLLWREFFYTAATNNPKFDRMEGNPICIQIPWDRNPEALAKWAEGKTGFPWIDAIMTQLRQEGWIHHLARHAVACFLTRGDLWISWESGVRVFDELLLDADFSVNAGSWMWLSCSAFFQQFFHCYCPVGFGRRTDPSGDYVKRYLPKLKGFPSRYIYEPWNAPESVQKAAKCIIGVDYPKPMVNHAETSRLNIERMKQIYQQLSRYRGLCLLASVPSCVEDLSGPVTDSASGQGCSTSTAMRLSQADQASPKRKHEGAEELCAEELYKRAKVTGLPAPEIPGKSL; encoded by the exons atggcggcggcggccgctcTGGGCCCGGCCGCGGGCCCGGCCCTTTGCTGCTCGGTGCATTGGTTCCGCCGTGGGCTGCGTCTCCACGATAACCCGGCGTTGCAGGAAGCGTTGCGAGACGCCGCGTCCCTCCGTTGCATCTATATTCTGGACCCTTGGTTCGCCGCCTCCTCCGCCGTGGGCATCAACCGCTGGCG aTTTCTGCTCCAATCTCTGGAAGATCTGGACAACAGTTTAAGGAAACTCAGCTCTCGCTTGTTTGTTGTGCGAGGGCAACCAACAGATGTCTTCCCAAGGCTCTTTAAA GAATGGGGAGTCACTCGTCTCACCTTCGAATATGACTCGGAGCCATTTGGTAAGGAGAGAGATGCAGCTATCGTCAAACTGGCCAAGGAGGCTGGTGTGGAGGTGGTGATAGAGAACTCCCACACCCTCTATGACCTGGACAG AATAATTGAGCTGAATGGCCACAAGCCACCCCTCACCTACAAGCGCTTCCAGGCCATCATTAGCCGTATGGAGCTCCCAAAGAAGCCGGTGAGCACTGTAATAAGCCAGCAGATGGAGGCATGTAAAGTGGACATCCAGGAGAACCATGACGATGTGTATGGGGTTCCATCCCTGGAAGAGCTGG GCTTTCCTACAGATGGTCTTGCCCCTGCAGTTTGGCAAGGAGGGGAGACGGAAGCTTTAGCACGGCTGGATAAACACTTGGAAAGAAAG GCCTGGGTTGCAAATTACGAAAGACCAAGGATGAACGCCAATTCGTTGCTGGCCAGCCCTACAGGACTCAGTCCCTACCTGCGTTTTGGCTGCTTGTCCTGCCGCTTGTTTTACTATCGTCTCTGGGAGCTGTATAAGAAG GTGAAGCGGAACAGCACGCCCCCCCTCTCTCTGTACGGACAGCTTCTGTGGCGGGAGTTCTTCTACACAGCAGCCACAAACAACCCAAAGTTTGATCGCATGGAGGGGAACCCCATCTGCATCCAAATCCCCTGGGACAGGAACCCTGAAGCCTTGGCAAAGTGGGCAGAGGGCAAGACAGGCTTCCCTTGGATTGATGCGATCATGACCCAACTGAGACAGGAAGGCTGGATCCACCATCTGGCCAGGCACGCGGTGGCCTGCTTCCTGACCAGGGGTGACCTCTGGATCAGCTGGGAGTCAGGAGTCAGG GTATTTGATGAACTGTTGCTGGATGCAGATTTCAGCGTAAATGCGGGCAGCTGGATGTGGCTTTCATGCAGCGCATTCTTCCAGCAGTTCTTCCACTGTTACTGCCCTGTGGGTTTCGGACGTCGCACAGACCCCAGTGGTGACTATGTTAA GAGGTATCTGCCCAAGCTAAAGGGTTTCCCTTCACGATATATCTACGAACCGTGGAATGCGCCTGAGTCTGTGCAGAAGGCAGCCAAGTGCATCATCGGGGTGGACTACCCCAAACCCATGGTGAACCACGCAGAGACCAGCCGACTGAACATCGAACGCATGAAGCAGATATACCAGCAGCTGTCACGCTACAGGGGGCTCT GTTTACTGGCATCAGTCCCTTCGTGTGTGGAAGATCTCAGTGGTCCAGTCACAGACTCAGCttcagggcagggctgcagcaccagtACAG CAATGAGGCTGTCGCAAGCAGACCAGGCTTCTCCAAAGCGCAAACACGAGGGAGCAGAAGAGCTGTGCGCTGAAGAACTGTACAAACGAGCCAAAGTGACAGGTCTCCCCGCTCCAGAGATCCCTGGCAAGAGTTTGTGA